A DNA window from Hordeum vulgare subsp. vulgare chromosome 1H, MorexV3_pseudomolecules_assembly, whole genome shotgun sequence contains the following coding sequences:
- the LOC123441401 gene encoding LOW QUALITY PROTEIN: LEC14B protein-like (The sequence of the model RefSeq protein was modified relative to this genomic sequence to represent the inferred CDS: inserted 1 base in 1 codon), translating into MGYGMSRLHEGYSEHEGQNSDGSSSVEVNNDFSKLNNDIFHMTRLRSGPSESIRKSMDRVSVTRLLRGREVNSSGNGKFSPVDRAFVLGHYLPVDGPETVDRMDSRAYVSHFSADGSLFVAGFQGSHIRIYDVDKGWEVHKDIHARSLRWTISDASLSPDQRFLVYSSLAPIIHIVNVGTASRESYANVTDIHDGLDFSEHEDVRYSFGLFSVKFSTDGRELVAGSNDNSIYVYDIQANKVTLRLPAHTSDVNTVAFADESGNLIYSGSDDNLCKVWDRRCLSTGEAAGVLTGHVHGITHIDSRGDGRCFISNGKXRKMTSNADGSENRVPAWDYRYSRYPQQYKQQKHPHDQSVATYRGHSVLRTLIRCYFSPTYSTGQKYIYTGSYDASVCIYDVVSGSLVAKLQGYHHLAVRDCSWHPSDPMLVSSSWDGQVAKWSRTPSKEGKEKEP; encoded by the exons ATGGGTTATGGCATGAGTAGGCTGCATGAGGGATACAGTGAACATGAAGGGCAGAATAGTGATGGATCTAGTTCAGTCGAAGTGAATAATGACTTCTCAAAATTAAATAATGATATTTTCCACATGACTCGACTAAGATCAGGACCTAGTGAAAGCATCCGCAAGTCCATGGATAGAGTCTCAGTAACTAGGTTGTTACGTGGAAGGGAAGTTAACTCTTCAGGAAATGGAAAGTTTTCTCCGGTTGATCGTGCATTCGTTCTTGGTCATTATCTTCCAGTGGATGGTCCTGAAACAGTGGACAGGATGGATTCACGAGCTTATGTTTCACATTTTTCTGCCGATGGTTCTCTTTTTGTTGCTGGTTTTCAG GGAAGCCACATAAGAATATATGATGTCGATAAAGGCTGGGAAGTACACAAGGATATTCATGCTAGAAGTTTGAGATGGACAATTAGTGATGCATCGTTATCACCTGATCAAAGGTTTCTT GTCTACTCTAGTCTGGCACCCATTATCCATATTGTCAATGTTGGCACTGCTTCAAGAGAATCATATGCTAATGTCACT GACATCCATGATGGATTAGatttttcagagcatgaagatgtTAGATATTCATTTGGACTGTTTTCTGTTAAATTCTCGACTGATGGTCGGGAGCTTGTTGCTGGTAGTAATGATAATTCAATATATGTCTATGACATTCAGGCAAACAAAGTCACATTGCGCTTGCCTGCCCATACA TCTGATGTCAACACAGTAGCATTTGCTGATGAATCTGGTAACCTAATTTATTCTGGGAGTGATGATAACTTGTGCAAG GTCTGGGACAGACGTTGTTTGTCCACAGGGGAAGCGGCTGGAGTTTTGACTGGACATGTGCATGGCATTACTCATATTGACAGCCGTGGAGATGGTCGATGTTTCATATCAAATGGAA GCAGGAAAATGACATCCAATGCTGATGG TTCTGAAAACAGAGTTCCTGCCTGGGACTACAGGTATTCAAGATATCCACAACAGTACAAGCAACAAAAGCATCCACATGATCAGTCAGTAGCTACCTACCGGGGCCATTCAGTTCTCCGTACATTAATTCGCTGCTACTTTTCTCCCACATATAG CACAGGACAGAAGTACATATATACAGGATCTTATGATGCTAGCGTCTGCATCTATGATGTG GTAAGTGGATCGCTAGTTGCCAAACTGCAAGGATATCATCATTTGGCAGTTCGAGACTGCAGCTGGCATCCGTCCGATCCAATGCTTGTCAGTTCATCATGGGACGGCCAGGTCGCCAAATGGTCCAGGACTCCCTCCAAGGAAG GAAAAGAAAAGGAACCCTAG